A stretch of DNA from Phenylobacterium koreense:
GCGTCCTCGCCGGCCGAGACACGGCCGAGGTTGAAAGTCGCGATGTTCACGCCCTTCTCCGCCAGCAGCGCGCCGATGGCGCCGATGAAGCCCGGCTTGTCGAGGTTGTTCACATAGAGCATGGCCGGAGCGAATGGAGCGTCCAGCTCCATGCCCTTCACCTCGATGATCCGCGGCGCGCCGGCCACCACGGTGCCCGCGAAGGAGCGCTTGCCAAGGGCCGTGGTGACGGTGATCCGCACCAGGCTTTCATAGATCGGCGAGTCGTCCTGCTTGCTTTCCGAGACGGTGATGCCGCGATCCTTGGCCACGGCCGGGGCCGAGACCATGTTCACCTCGGCCAGCATTGGGCGCAGGACGCCGGCCAGGGCGGCGGCGGTCAGCGGACGGGTATTGAGGTTGGCGACTTCACCTTCGTAGGCGATGTCGACGGCCTTCACCTCGACGTCGACCATCTGGCCGGCGAAGGCGCCCAGGCGCTCTGCCAGAGCCACGAAGGGCTTCAGCTTCGGCGCTTCGTCGGCAGTGACCGACGGGCTGTTGAGGGCGTTGGAGACCGCGCCGGTGAGCAGGTAGTCGCTCATCTGCTCGGCCACCTGCAGGGCGACGTTCTCCTGGGCTTCAAGGGTCGAGGCGCCCAGGTGCGGGGTGGCGACGAAGTTCTCGGCGCCGAACAGCACGTTCTCCTTGGCCGGTTCCTCGACGAAGACGTCGAAGGCGGCGCCGCCGACGTGACCTTCGTCCAGCAGCTTGCGCAGGGCCGCTTCATCGACCAGGCCGCCACGGGCGCAGTTGATGACCAGCACGCCCTTCTTGGTCTTGGCGAGGTTTTCGGCCGACAGGATGTTGCGGGTCTTGTCGGTCAGCGGGGTGTGCAGGGTGATGACGTCG
This window harbors:
- the serA gene encoding phosphoglycerate dehydrogenase: MPRVLIADKLSPAAIEIFKQRGVDADVKTGLSKEELLKIIGDYDGLAVRSATKADKDVIAAAKNLKVIGRAGIGVDNVDIPAATSKGIVVMNTPFGNSITTAEHAIAMMFALARQLPAADLSTQGGKWEKNRFMGVELYAKTLGLIGAGNIGGIVADRANGLKMKVIAYDPFLSPERAVEIGVEKVELEDLLARADVITLHTPLTDKTRNILSAENLAKTKKGVLVINCARGGLVDEAALRKLLDEGHVGGAAFDVFVEEPAKENVLFGAENFVATPHLGASTLEAQENVALQVAEQMSDYLLTGAVSNALNSPSVTADEAPKLKPFVALAERLGAFAGQMVDVEVKAVDIAYEGEVANLNTRPLTAAALAGVLRPMLAEVNMVSAPAVAKDRGITVSESKQDDSPIYESLVRITVTTALGKRSFAGTVVAGAPRIIEVKGMELDAPFAPAMLYVNNLDKPGFIGAIGALLAEKGVNIATFNLGRVSAGEDAIALIGVDQEAPEDLIAKVRDLPHVKEARNLQF